The DNA segment CTGCAACAAAAATTAGTACTGGCCAAGTATCCAGGACATGAAACACGGTCATTTTAAATGAACGAAAACAACACTGTAAACTTGAATCGATTGGAACCATCAAGAATTACTCAGAGTCCGTAAGATCCAACTAATACATGCTAATAAACTGTGAAATACTCCTATTCCACAACAATGCAGAATTCCAGGTTGTGACAACTATTAGCAGTCTAAAACAATGATGATCTACACAATGCAAGATGCACTTTTATCGGTTGTGATTGTGAAATTTTATTTACTTCATTATCCTGCAGGGTGAAATGAATTTTGGCCCATGCAATATTTGAAGATAACTAATACATTAAACTTTTGACaaagaaaatagatgaaaaaACTGTCCTATCCTCCTATCTTATTTCTGGAAATGCATTTTTGCGTATCTATTTTTGGCTCTTTTTCAAGTTTTTTCCTTGTTCCTAATTATTCAATCGCCTTGAAATTGAATTGCTGTTTGTCTTTTAATAAATTATAGGCATAAGTACAAAACTAAAAAAGATCATCATCTGCATCGAACTTTTTTTTCTTCATACATGCTGATGAATGAAAGTACAGACACAAAGGAACCATATTACCATTTAAGATCAGCAAACcagtgaaaaatatatatagaaccACACAAAATGAATTTGCTGACAAAGCATTGAAGGAAAAAGGGAAACCTTATCAAGGTCTTGAGCCTATCATCTTTTTTGTTGCTTTTAAATGTTATACAAGGTCCAAGAGCGTTTTAGTCCGCGACCAAAAGGTAGATTTGGATTGATTGCTTTAGAGGAAAAAATTAGACTTGTTTGGCTGAATTTAGTTCagattaatttcaaaatcacTCTAAGGATTTTCATTAGTAATTATGATGGATTTCCTCTTAGACAAGCACAATCGAAGTTTGAAATCCCCGCTTAAATCAAATATATCCACCTAATGTAAATAAACTCATCCATATCCAAGTTCAAGTCAATGGAATTCTACCCATTCATCTTAAACAATAGTCCCTAATTCAACTCCATAGATCAAGCCAAACCATAACATTCAAGAAACCAACAGAGATTCAAATACTCAATCTTTTTTATGCAAGGACAAAACCATAAATATAAAGATACAATCTTGGACCTCAAACCGAAGCATCCAAGAAAGCCAAGGAATCTGTCAATCCTCTGGCCTTGCAGCTCTTCACAGTCTCAAAATCCTTAGCCGGAAGCTTCTGGGACACAAAGCCCACATGAAACTCAATCATATCATTCTTTTCATCAACATCGATCCCATCTACAGATACCCAGATGAAGAGTTTCTTGGCCTGAATGCCTGAAACCCCAGACACCTTCCCATATCCCAGCTTCCCTTTGACGATTTTGTCGTAGTAAACAGACTGGTCATTGAATTTAACGTAACAAGGGTTGGAACTGAGCTCGATGGTGAAGGAATTGTCCGTATTTGAAAGGGAATATGACTTGATGTCGCTCGGGAGGAGCCCCTTGGGAAGATTGTACAAAGGGAGGAGATCGTGGACATCTGTTTGGGCAAAAGAGTAGTGGGTTAGAGAGAGGATCAAGAAAGAGATCAGTGCTGAtttgatttgggattttgaaGATATCGCCATTGTTAGTGTGTTTGGGGGGGAGAGAGAGCTGCCTCCTAGTTCTTGGAGTGACCAAAATTGTGTTGGATGAGGTAACTTTGAAAGATGCTTGACTTTCTTTTTccgataatttttattaaagatatcttattaattttaatcaattaatcaaagaaacttttttcttcttcttcttcatttgccttttcctttttttttttttttttttaaatttaagttcaatcctaattttatttatatatatttttaaacaaattttagaTAATCTatcattatataaaaaataatattaatttgaaaataacaaaaatcatcTTGGGTGGAATCTCAGTTACACATCTTGTAAATCTCTTACccaatttcaatttcaataaaaatttaGGTACTTTTTTTATTCTTCTGATCTTGTATCCGATACATGTCGGGAGAATCCGAATATTTGGGATCTCAAATGTTTGAATCACATGGGATAAGGAGAGATAtcccaataattttttttatgttcacaattttgttcaaaaaaatccaattttttttttgttatgatatgattttgAATATAGATAATTATTAAGATAGATTTTTGGTTAATAGATATCTCAATCTTATCTATCTAATTTGTATTTTGTAATTGTACCATATAAATAGAGATTCTCATTTATGAATGAAAACAGTTCGGAGTCATTCATCGAACTCATTTTTCTCTCTCTTTTCTTATTAAATAGCATTGTTTTTCGTTTGAGAGAATCAATTAATGTTCTTGATGTAGCACAATTTTGCAGTTTTTTGTTGATACTCTCGAAGCGACACAATGCGATTTTATATTGATACTTAGCAAATTCCAATATCTACCAATATTCTtgaagaatattgatttgaaaattgaaatctAATCAGATATATGACTCATGACCTAACAACAATCTATTAATATTTCTGAAACATATTGATATAAGATTATTAGTTTTCATAAAGAATATTGATTTTAGATCTAGAAACAATCtcgaaaaatatttaaattagatatatcaacattatcaattctcaaaaaatattaattttagatcTAGCAGCAATCCCGAATAATATTGATTTTAGATATATCAACATTCTTGAATATATTGAGTAAGATTTGTATCGATAAATGATATGTCATCTAAAATTTGTCAATATTTttaagattatttattttaaatattatggGAGGATAttgatatataataaaatatttatcgatATTCTtaacattatatttatatagtgtatgagattttttaatattcttgaaaaatattaaactatatATCATACAAGATCGGCCAATATTCTCCAAGAATATCGaacataaatattttggtagaataTATATCTAGTGTGAATTAGaaatatgtattatatttttatgtttttctcATGGAGAGCACATATTATAATAagtattatatttaaatattcatttatGCTCCGAAGCagtaaaattgaaaatattcataTTGATATGagatctattaatatttatttataatattaatttaagaaaaacaatctatcaatatttataaaattattgattTGGGTTTATCAACAAACATGAATAATATTGATAAAAATCTATTTATATTAATGAAGAATATTGATTTAAAATTCAAAGATTTATCAATATTCATTGAAGAATattaaccaaaatctaaatgTTTATCAATATTTCtgcaaaatatttatataagatttagtatatataaattttcctgaaaaatattattgcAAAATAGAAGATTcataatatattcaaaaatatgatttaaacTTTATCAATATTCTTTCATGAAGaatattgaataaattaatatacaatgtctattaatatatataaaatttgttCATATCCTGTAATAATATTGATgaatgatttaaattttttaatattctcGAAGAGTATCAAacttaataatttttatcaatttatcaaaattcttgaagaatatgtttaaagtattgtaaaaaaatatttgtacatGTAGTACGATCGTAAtcgaataaatattttattatgtaCCCAAAATAGTATTTTCATAATGTACAAATATCAAGAATCCCTCCGCACATTTCTGTAATGATTCAATTCGGGCTAAATTTCAGGACATCCACTACAACTATCGAAAATCCCTCCGCACATTTCTGTAACAAACGGGTCATCGACAAaatagatatcaaaggaatccaTGAATCGAGAATTCTTACCAAAAGATTTCCACTCGTCTATCATCTCGGATCTAAATCTCACAAATTTTTGGAAACAATccacggttgccctgtacttggttataACAgttataccaacaatacaaccAGATCTGATAACtcaagtacaatacaatccaGTTCAATGACATTCCCATCAAATCGAAGTTTACAATTCCGGACTAACCTCAAAAAAAACCATCCCTCCTCTCAAAAGCAAAGAATAACAATTACAGTAGTCAAAGGCTCAGAGGGCAAGGTAAGCATTAAAACAAATTCCTCAATATCAAAGTATGGGATGCACCCGTAATTATCAATATAAGAGTAGGACAACCAAAAAGAATCAAACGATTACCTGCTATGGCATCATCAGCTGCAACCTGAGCATGATCCTCGAAAAGAGCAAAGACTTGTGTCTATTgcatcggaggttgattcacattCTGATTACCTCCTTGTCGATTCTGCTGCAGTGGGTGAAAAGAGTGAGCTACAGAGgcttgcctctcaggctgaacTATCGGTCTAAAAGAACTTACAGTTTGAGATCCATCGGTACTACGCCGAGGACATCTCCTAGTAAAGTGTCCAGTCTGATAGCAGATAttgctgaaagagtgggtgcccggttagccaacttgtggctaagggcttttatgaatctatataaaacaatcttttgtttaatataatttacacttttataatggtattgactttatctttcttcatattgttatattatgatataatattgttgttttgataaagaccttgaatatactatagtgtatgtacgatgtggtagcacatggggatggctatcatgaaacacatcttatagtcactgtatattctaaactgttcctagtcaattgagcagtccgcaaataaggataaggatcgctcgagattgagactagcatttacgatgccgagtaccacgtttcattggtatggaacatagagatgttcaaagcatgcaaatggatattcatatgatgaatgatcgaactaccctattcggactttccaagtggttatcacttatcgagtggataaagtccgcggttttggttgtacaccattagtccttattacttgaaacatcattgagactctatatgctagtactgtactttgactcgtttaccgactctattggagtcatcaggtgtcggaattgggtacagttacgacacatataggagtcgatgctttgttgtcaaggattcaccacatacttatgagtgtggatatcctatgcgatctgaggagatattagtgtgacgaatctctggccagagtacatgatgtgttttaggttaattggttatcctagtaacacgtgcgatgtcactatttgatctccaagatgtaatgcatagttatcgaatctcgaacaactctcgatataccaatggttgttgattcgatcgggatatatggttgaagggatcgtactgtacgctaaccaaaatctactggttcttgcaggcactatcagtaatacctagggaatcatggggcgatgttgctaggcgctcttaccatgattcgatgggtaagtcggaaattgttgttccgagtcacaaggagttgtgagcccacggctagctgtattcctaaaccattgagggttacacaagtaatggattactaaaaccccgtagagatagttaaatttaaagagttaaatttaatgaaagagaagttggacttcttaactaaagggagtgagatttcctaaaatgacatagggatggacattttgaaaatcactgaattcggattcagaaaaattatcttgactctaaaagatgcagaaatggtttctgtgcacattggtgaaatcagtttatcaatcggagtcacgatgaattttatattaatttctataacaacgggcttggcttgttgggcttaagttatggattgtgggctttaaggagttagagtcctgatacaattataactagaaattatctataaatagaggtgttgggttcgaaaatcaactacattgtgtcttataattttcgaacactgcataaataattttaagggatttttcgaaaattccttgctcctttttgagaaaattcggattgtgatttttgtgaaaaattacaattctgaattaacagatcatatctgtttattctctacgcaaaacttctgattgatttctagtgcattcaatcagagggtttctgttttctgttcgtggaccttattccggtgattgatcgtaacgccatcggttcccgggatttacaagaagagcagattaaattctgttggagtccataatctcgtttcgagatttaaggtaaaacattaattttgattatttgttttacttgtatgaatttaatcgtaaaagttttgatacccagatatggaatcgttccatattaataaaaataaattttttaaacttccgctgcaccgggtatcaattctaattgatctgaacaccgttttccaacagtggtatcagagccaggttgctcagatcaagcgattaaattaatcgattgtacaaaatttttaagcctcgtttttgaaacaaaacaaattttaaaaaaatcaaaattttgacgggcaaaacacgggcagcgatgtgatcgctgcccagcccgagccccggtcggggcacgggctgcccgggattgtcccgggcagcccggaaaattaaaatttaaattttttaaaaattttgaatttttgaaattcttgtgtttgatccgatcgaaaattgtttttgattagatcacgaggcatcagatcgaattgttcgagttcgaaattttttaaattgattttggataaatttgaatttttggaaaatttataaattttatccgttaaattaaattttataaaattaattattttggtacaattgatgataagatatgatcttatggatggataagataaaatatgattttatcttttaaattatgatgccattgcatgtttatccaattatttaattattgaattaattaatggataaaggatgatcgattgccatgaccaatgttttaggtgtatgttaggtgatttacatttgtcttattgttgttggtgtttattaatgggcttggtttatagcccaatatgattgtcatatgtaataaaagtgggtctggtttatggcccgttcccacccctaaaaatgtatctcatatttgtcatcgaaatttattgtaaatttattagacttagtgggagacaaagatttgaagaaatggtgggcccagcagacaatgaagaccgaagaaatgtaaattggaagcacaatgtaataggattgcattgcatacttgcataacacctaggattggacttagactcgtgattggcaaccacgggtcgaatagttaatgggatcgatcatcctttaataatatatgatattattgatgtatgcatgtttagactaaattgtatgaatcccgcaagcatacatatatttgcatgatgagacaaattttcaaaaataaaatccctcattttaaatatgatttaaaattgatatcaagataaacaaaagagaattttaaatattgtttaaatattcctaccttccatcaacgatcaatgtatgtgatgctacccgcggatacggtccggctcatattattgagggggcccgttcgtcggaaagttgtacattggatcgacatatgttgtaagttgggtgaaactcccatgggattggctcatattgttggggatccacatggcgaccgtccatcacaacttaatattgatgggtcatcttgacatgtcacaataaacggcgtcatattattgggcccttattggacatgaggtaaaaacatggaggttgctttggaagcaattgggctctaccttttgaaaattatggttggctgatattattcgggaccatagtttgtcaattggactccatgttcccactaaagaaaatgtttctcgttttcactagagggtagtgaaatcgtcaaaatagtggg comes from the Henckelia pumila isolate YLH828 chromosome 1, ASM3356847v2, whole genome shotgun sequence genome and includes:
- the LOC140875261 gene encoding uncharacterized protein; this encodes MAISSKSQIKSALISFLILSLTHYSFAQTDVHDLLPLYNLPKGLLPSDIKSYSLSNTDNSFTIELSSNPCYVKFNDQSVYYDKIVKGKLGYGKVSGVSGIQAKKLFIWVSVDGIDVDEKNDMIEFHVGFVSQKLPAKDFETVKSCKARGLTDSLAFLDASV